The Streptomyces achromogenes DNA segment CGTTCAGCCGCTTTCCCCTGAGCTCGGCGACGGTCGCCTCCCACGCCTCGGAGCCGGGCGTGAGTTCGACGATCCGGGCCGTCCAGGAGACCAGCCGGCCGCCCTTGTCCTTGCTGCGGACGGTGACCTCGGCCGAGCCGCCCCCGACGAGCCCCGGCAGCGGCTGCTCGCCCGGCCCGTCGCCGACCAGACAGGCCGCGCCCTCGTGCCAGACGTGCCACAGCGCACGCGCGGCCGTCTCGCCGGCGCCCCGGACCCAGACGAGGCCGGACTTCTTGGTGGCCTCCTCGACGAGTGCCCGCTCGACGAGGGCCTGGTCCCCGTGGGCCCCGTCCCCGTGGGCCCGGCCGATCAGCTCGCTAGTCATGCCGCCAGCCTAGCCGGGCGCCCTCACAGCCAGCCGTTGCGCTTCAGGGTGCGGTGGATGCCCACACACAGGGCCACCATGGCCGACATGACCACGGGGTACCCGTACTTCCAGTGCAGCTCGGGCATGTAGTCGAAGTTCATGCCGTACACCCCGCAGACCATCGTCGGCACGGCGATGATGGCGGCCCAGGAGGTGATCTTGCGCATGTCCTCGTTCTGCGCGACGGAGGCCTGCGCGAGGTTGGCCTGGAGGATCGAGTTGAGCAGTTCGTCGAAGCCGATCACCTGCTCCTGGACCCGGGCCAGGTGGTCGGCGACATCGCGGAAGTACTTCTGGATGTCGGGGTCGACCAGCCGCATCGGCCGCTCGCTCAGCAGCTGCATGGGCCGCAGCAGCGGCGACACCGCGCGCTTGAACTCCAGCACCTCACGCTTGAGCTGGTAGATCCGGCCGGCGTCCGTGCCGCGCGGGGCGCCTTTGCGGCCGGGCGAGAACACCTCCGTCTCGACTTCGTCGATGTCGTCCTGCACGGCGTCCGCGACCGCGATGTAGCCGTCGACCACGTGGTCGGCGATGGCGTGCAGCACCGCCGAGGGGCCCTTGGCGAGCAGCTCGGGGTCGTCCTGGAGGCGGTGGCGCAGTGCCCGCAGCGAGCCCTGGCCGCCGTGCCGGACGGTGATGAAGAAGTCCTTGCCGGTGAAGCACATGACCTCACCGGTCTCGACGACCTCGCTGTTGGCCGTGAGCCGGTCGTGCTCGATGTAGTGGATGGTCTTGAAGACGGTGAAGAGGGAGTCGTCGTAGCGCTCCAGCTTGGGCCGCTGGTGGGCCTGCACCGCGTCCTCCACGGCCAGCGGGTGCAGCCCGAACTCGGCGGCGATACCGGCGAATTCGGCCTCGGTCGGCTCGTGCAGCCCGATCCACACGAAGCCCCCGTCACGCCGCACCTGGCGCATGGCCTCCTGCGGGGTCGGCGCCTGGGCGAACGCGACACGGGCGCCGTCGCGGTAGACGGCGCAGTCGACGACGGCCGACGGCGTGGCCGGGTCGCGGGTGGTGTCGTAGGCGCCGTTGTCCGTACGCCCGCCCCCCTTGCGCAGGGAGGGGCGGGCGGGGCGGACGACGGCACGGAGGTCGCGGATCATCGACATGGCAGGCTCCTTCGCGACGAGCAAAGAAAGACCGCCACGACGGGTGGAACTGCCCGGAATGGGGACGTCCTGACTTGGCGTCTCCCCGACCATCGAGGCGGGGAAAGAGGTTTGGCACGTCCACAAAGCGGGGAGCACCGCTCCGTCGCGGTGGCGAGCTTCGCTACTGATTCAGCTGAGACAGATCAGGCAAAACGAAACGAAGTGCTCTTCCGCATGAAGATGAGCGCGAGAGTCGGCGACCAGCCGGAGGCGAAGAGGCCAGAGCAGTTGCGTCAGTGGTTGGAAGAGCGAGTGGTACTGCACGGGTGACTTCGATCCATGACAGCCCCACCTCCTCCAGCCGGTCCCTCGTGAGGGAGTCTCGTCTGCGTCGGGGCAAGATCGCGACGCTTCAGCGTGCTGCCCCGAACCACCGGGCCAGAGTAGCAGTCGACCGAAGTGTCAAGGTGCTGCTTTGCCGCGCACTGACGAGTTCTATGCTCGCCGCATGGCTGATGTTCTTCCTCTGGTCGAGGCCCGTCTGTGCACGGCGCTGGGCGAGCCGGACGCCCGCGCGGCGGTCACCTTCCTCGGTGCGGACCGCGTCGAGGTGCTGCGTTTCCGCGAGGGGGACATCGTCCGCTACGCCACGCTCGGCATGTCCGCGCAGCCGATGAGCGACCCCACGGCGGTGCTCGCGGACCCGGTGAAGGGCCCGCGAGCCGAACTGCTCCTGTCCGTCCGACCGGGTGACGCCGACACGGACAAGGTGCTCCGTCCGCTCGCCGTGCTCGCCGCGTCCCCGCAGGTCGAGGGTGTGGTGGTGGCGCCGGGGGCCTCCCTCGACGTGGGCGGGCCCCTGTGGCCCGGCGCTCCGTTCACCTCGGTCCTGGTCGCCGAGCCGGGCGGTCTGGTCGAAGACCTCGAGCTCGACGAGCCCCTCGACCCGGTCCGCTTCCTGCCGCTGCTGCCC contains these protein-coding regions:
- a CDS encoding magnesium and cobalt transport protein CorA, with the protein product MSMIRDLRAVVRPARPSLRKGGGRTDNGAYDTTRDPATPSAVVDCAVYRDGARVAFAQAPTPQEAMRQVRRDGGFVWIGLHEPTEAEFAGIAAEFGLHPLAVEDAVQAHQRPKLERYDDSLFTVFKTIHYIEHDRLTANSEVVETGEVMCFTGKDFFITVRHGGQGSLRALRHRLQDDPELLAKGPSAVLHAIADHVVDGYIAVADAVQDDIDEVETEVFSPGRKGAPRGTDAGRIYQLKREVLEFKRAVSPLLRPMQLLSERPMRLVDPDIQKYFRDVADHLARVQEQVIGFDELLNSILQANLAQASVAQNEDMRKITSWAAIIAVPTMVCGVYGMNFDYMPELHWKYGYPVVMSAMVALCVGIHRTLKRNGWL
- a CDS encoding suppressor of fused domain protein, which translates into the protein MADVLPLVEARLCTALGEPDARAAVTFLGADRVEVLRFREGDIVRYATLGMSAQPMSDPTAVLADPVKGPRAELLLSVRPGDADTDKVLRPLAVLAASPQVEGVVVAPGASLDVGGPLWPGAPFTSVLVAEPGGLVEDLELDEPLDPVRFLPLLPMTPNEAAWKRVHGAQALQERWLTNGTDLRDPSRGSVPLD